A single Montipora foliosa isolate CH-2021 chromosome 7, ASM3666993v2, whole genome shotgun sequence DNA region contains:
- the LOC138009690 gene encoding uncharacterized protein, giving the protein MSVAPLRLQAMILKVSGFDLKVEYLPGIKQILADTLSRASVGELPAEEDELQVNMVERISISEANYAELLQNTANELHALYTLIQVGWPETKQQVPHSIQQYWDTSDELAVLDGVIYRGVRIVIPQTMKPAMIAVIHGTHLGIVKCKQRAREALNWPGMSAQIEEKVKDCPSTPKHPQANGEAEAAVKTVKYLWRKNENKNKALLDYRATPIPGIGLSSSQLCMGRRLRTTLPMATSLPRPETYNTQEIKRSFQKAMDKQKYHYDRHVTRELPPLKPIDHVRVKPENGSKEWKASTVVQSHASPRSYAVVTGSRRIRRNRVALRADRPESHAGYQLRHAITLQQPEPEQESATPDTDTAPLGKC; this is encoded by the exons ATGTCAGTGGCACCGTTGCGCTTGCAAGCGATGATCCTCAAAGTGAGTGGGTTTGACCTCAAAGTTGAGTACCTTCCTGGAATAAAACAGATCCTAGCGGACACTCTGAGCAGAGCAAGCGTTGGCGAATTGCCAGCAGAAGAAGATGAGCTGCAAGTGAACATGGTAGAAAGAATTTCAATTTCTGAAGCAAATTATGCCGAACTCCTGCAAAACACAGCCAATGAACTTCACGCGCTCTACACCTTGATCCAAGTGGGGTGGccagaaacaaaacaacaagtcCCGCACAGTATTCAGCAGTATTGGGACACAAGTGATGAGCTAGCAGTTCTAGATGGTGTCATTTACCGCGGCGTGAGGATCGTAATACCCCAAACCATGAAGCCGGCAATGATCGCAGTCATACATGGAACACACCTTGGAATTGTAAAGTGTAAGCAAAGAGCAAGAGAAGCGCTTAACTGGCCTGGAATGAGTGCTCAGATTGAAGAAAAAGTCAAGGATT GCCCAAGCACCCCCAAGCACCCCCAAGCAAACGGGGAAGCAGAAGCTGCAGTCAAAACAGTGAAGTACCTGTGGAGGAAAAACGAGAACAAGAACAAAGCCCTTCTAGACTACAGAGCCACCCCCATCCCAGGAATTGGCTTGTCTTCATCTCAGCTCTGCATGGGCCGCAGGCTGAGGACCACCTTACCAATGGCAACTAGTCTACCGAGACCTGAGACCTATAACACACAAGAAATAAAGAGGAGCTTTCAGAAAGCCATGGACAAGCAGAAGTACCACTATGACCGTCACGTTACCAGAGAATTGCCTCCGCTCAAACCGATTGACCATGTGAGAGTGAAGCCGGAAAATGGGTCAAAGGAGTGGAAAGCATCAACCGTAGTACAAAGTCATGCTTCTCCACGGTCGTATGCGGTAGTTACAGGCAGCCGTAGAATCAGACGTAACAGGGTGGCCTTGAGAGCCGATCGTCCAGAATCACATGCGGGTTATCAGCTGCGCCATGCAATCACACTCCAGCAGCCAGAACCAGAACAGGAATCAGCCACCCCGGACACCGATACAGCACCACTGGGGAAATGCTGA